Proteins encoded by one window of Rissa tridactyla isolate bRisTri1 chromosome W, bRisTri1.patW.cur.20221130, whole genome shotgun sequence:
- the LOC128902035 gene encoding retinal homeobox protein Rx2 isoform X2: MHPPAAPLAMAEGAFSLSAPAARSPGGNPSRLHSIEAILGFTKEDGLLGPFPPDGSAGSAKEAERRGARLCLPKGPGEPPPTEPPGRAERFQEPYCPGSASPELPAGSGGEGKPSEEEQPKKKHRRNRTTFTTYQLHELERAFEKSHYPDVYSREELAMKVNLPEVRVQVWFQNRRAKWRRQEKLEVTSMKLQDSPILSFNRSPQGTPMGPLSSNLPLETWLSPPVPSGTALQSLPGFVASPQSLPSSYTPPPFLNSPAVTHALQPLGAMGPPPPYQCGATFVDKFPLDEADPRNTSIAALRMKAKEHIQSIGKPWQTI, encoded by the exons ATGcacccgcccgccgccccgctcgcCATGGCCGAGGGCGCCTTCTCGCTGTCCGCTccggcggcgcggagccccggGGGGAACCCGTCGAGGCTGCACAGCATCGAGGCCATCCTGGGCTTCACCAAGGAGGACGGGCTGCTGGGCCCCTTCCCGCCCGACGGCAGCGCCGGCAGCGCCAAGGAGGCGGAGAGGCGGGGGGCCCGGCTCTGCCTGCCCAAGGGgcccggggagccgccgccgaCAGAGCCCCCGGGCCGCGCCGAGCGCTTCCAag AGCCCTACTGCCCCGGCAGcgccagccccgagctgcccgccggcagcggcggcgaAGGGAAGCCGTCGGAGGAGGAGCAGCCCAAGAAGAAGCACCGGCGGAACCGCACCACCTTCACCACCTACCAGCTCCACGAGCTGGAGCGCGCCTTCGAGAAGTCCCACTACCCCGACGTCTACAGCCGGGAGGAGCTGGCCATGAAGGTCAACCTGCCCGAGGTCCGCGTCCAG GTGTGGTTTCAGAACAGACGGGCCAAGTGGAGGcggcaggagaagctggaggtGACCTCCATGAAGCTGCAGGACTCACCCATCCTCTCCTTCAACCGCTCGCCGCAGGGAACACCCATGGGTCCTCTCAGCAGCAACCTGCCCCTGGAGACGTGGCTGAGCCCGCCAGTGCCCAGCGGCACGGCCCTGCAGAGCCTGCCCGGCTTCGTGGCCTCGCCGCAGAGCCTGCCCAGCAGCTACACGCCACCGCCATTCCTGAACTCTCCGGCAGTGACCCACGCGCTGCAGCCCCTGGGTGCCATGGGACCACCGCCACCTTACCAGTGCGGGGCCACCTTTGTGGACAAGTTCCCCTTGGACGAGGCAGACCCGCGCAACACCAGCATTGCCGCCTTGCGGATGAAAGCCAAGGAGCACATCCAGTCCATTGGAAAACCCTGGCAGACAATCTGA
- the LOC128902035 gene encoding retinal homeobox protein Rx2 isoform X1 → MHPPAAPLAMAEGAFSLSAPAARSPGGNPSRLHSIEAILGFTKEDGLLGPFPPDGSAGSAKEAERRGARLCLPKGPGEPPPTEPPGRAERFQGERGGGLPSPYCPGSASPELPAGSGGEGKPSEEEQPKKKHRRNRTTFTTYQLHELERAFEKSHYPDVYSREELAMKVNLPEVRVQVWFQNRRAKWRRQEKLEVTSMKLQDSPILSFNRSPQGTPMGPLSSNLPLETWLSPPVPSGTALQSLPGFVASPQSLPSSYTPPPFLNSPAVTHALQPLGAMGPPPPYQCGATFVDKFPLDEADPRNTSIAALRMKAKEHIQSIGKPWQTI, encoded by the exons ATGcacccgcccgccgccccgctcgcCATGGCCGAGGGCGCCTTCTCGCTGTCCGCTccggcggcgcggagccccggGGGGAACCCGTCGAGGCTGCACAGCATCGAGGCCATCCTGGGCTTCACCAAGGAGGACGGGCTGCTGGGCCCCTTCCCGCCCGACGGCAGCGCCGGCAGCGCCAAGGAGGCGGAGAGGCGGGGGGCCCGGCTCTGCCTGCCCAAGGGgcccggggagccgccgccgaCAGAGCCCCCGGGCCGCGCCGAGCGCTTCCAaggtgagcggggcggggggctcccCTCC CCCTACTGCCCCGGCAGcgccagccccgagctgcccgccggcagcggcggcgaAGGGAAGCCGTCGGAGGAGGAGCAGCCCAAGAAGAAGCACCGGCGGAACCGCACCACCTTCACCACCTACCAGCTCCACGAGCTGGAGCGCGCCTTCGAGAAGTCCCACTACCCCGACGTCTACAGCCGGGAGGAGCTGGCCATGAAGGTCAACCTGCCCGAGGTCCGCGTCCAG GTGTGGTTTCAGAACAGACGGGCCAAGTGGAGGcggcaggagaagctggaggtGACCTCCATGAAGCTGCAGGACTCACCCATCCTCTCCTTCAACCGCTCGCCGCAGGGAACACCCATGGGTCCTCTCAGCAGCAACCTGCCCCTGGAGACGTGGCTGAGCCCGCCAGTGCCCAGCGGCACGGCCCTGCAGAGCCTGCCCGGCTTCGTGGCCTCGCCGCAGAGCCTGCCCAGCAGCTACACGCCACCGCCATTCCTGAACTCTCCGGCAGTGACCCACGCGCTGCAGCCCCTGGGTGCCATGGGACCACCGCCACCTTACCAGTGCGGGGCCACCTTTGTGGACAAGTTCCCCTTGGACGAGGCAGACCCGCGCAACACCAGCATTGCCGCCTTGCGGATGAAAGCCAAGGAGCACATCCAGTCCATTGGAAAACCCTGGCAGACAATCTGA